The DNA sequence CCTGCAGCGCTGACTGCCTGTGTGCCTGCTGAGACTTGTCCAGCTTTTCGCCCACCTGTGCCAGCGTGTCCGCTACATTTCCAAGCGCGTTCGCGGCGTGGTCCAGTCTTGTCACAACCGTCCGGCGCAAATCCTGTGCGCGCGGCGTTTCTCCGACACTTGCGGTTGATATGGAAAAATGCCCTAAAATCCGCCCGGTCAGGCGTTCCGGTAGAAGAATATACAATACAGCGGCAATGGCCACCTCCCACAGCGTGTCCATTCGCTGGGTGGTCAGTGCTTCCGGCAAAGTTGCAACCGCGCTGCTTAAAATGAAAGCACAGGCACCTGCCAGCCTGCCCATGGGCGCAAACAGCCCCGCCAGCAGACCGCCGACTCCATACGCACCTGCCAGTCCGCCTAATCCGCTGCCGGAAAAGGACAGGCAGGCGCCAGCCGCTACACCGGATACACTGCCACCGGCTACACCGCTGTATTCACTTGCATATAAGGTAATCAGCACCGCAAGGATACCACCAACCGACACGGGCCCTATTTTCAGTGCAGAAAGCGCCAGCAAAAATACGCCGGCCGAAAAAGCCGCACAGGTCAGCTCCTGCGGCAAACAGTTTCCCTGCCGCAGCTGGTGGTCCAACAGGTCCCCTGTTTGGGAGAAAAAGTATCCCCAGCCGGCTGCCAGCAGGCCTTCAGCCACTGCATAGGCAGCACCGCTTGTCCCCGTACTGTTGACATAAAAGACAATCATCCCCGTACACAGCATGGGTATACCGGCCATCAGCGCCGCAAACAGCGCTTTCACCCGTAAAAACCGCGAAGCCGCTTCCCGCAGCGCCCATCTAATACCCATTGCCGCCAGCAGTGCCATTAGGCAGTGCATCGGTACGGTCACTGTCCCCGGCAGCAGGTACCCCAGCACTGAACCCAGCGCCGCTGCCGCCGCGTATTCCCATGGGCAGGCTGCCGCCAGCGCTACCCCAAAAGGTGCGCACCGGTCAAATACCACAGCACGTGCTGCCAACAGGCCCATTGCAAAGAACGCCGCCTGGCGTGCGGCCTTCTTCATGGCGGTGCCCGCCCGGTCCCAATTCAGCGTCTGCTCTTTTGCCATTGTCGAACCACTCCATTTCCTGCAGCATTCCGCTATATGTACTTTATTTACAAATTTGTAATTTCTATTATACAAGCCGCCGCATGTCGGATTGTCGCAGAACTGGCCGCTGTGCACATACTTTTTATGGTGCTGTCCGTACAAATGTGCTAAAATAGAAAGAAAGCTGTACCGCCACGGCCCTTGCGGGCAGTTTTTTAATGGGAATCTAATAGAGAAGGTGTAAAAAAATGGACTACCATTTCTCCGACCGTGTCAAAGCCCTGAAGCCCTCAGCGATTCGTGAAATTTTCAAATATGCTGCTGACCCGGAGGTTATCTCCCTTTCTGCCGGCAACCCCGCACCGGAAGCTTTTCCGGTAGAGGCCATTCGCCGCTGCAGCGATGACCTCCTGCGGGAGCAGCCCATTGATGCACTGCAATACAGTGTAACCGAGGGCCTGCCCGCCCTGCGGGAAGACGTGACCGCCTTTCTGCAAAAGCACTGCGGCATTCACACGCCCGGTGACAGTGTCCTCATTACCAGCGGTGCCCAGCAGATTATGGACCTGTTCGGCAAATCCGTCCTTAACGAGGGAGATACTGTCGTTTGTGAAGAGCCAAGTTTCATCGGTGCCCTCAACTCGTTCCGTTCTTACCATGCTGTACTGAAAGGCGTACCCATGCAGGAAGACGGCATGGACCTCACCAAATTAGAGGATATTCTGAAAAGTGACCGGAAAGTTCAGTTTATTTACACAATCCCCAACTTTCAGAACCCAACCGGCCTGACAACCAGCTGGGAAAAGCGCCGCGGCATTTACGACCTCGCCAAAAAATACGATGTTTTGATTTTGGAGGACAACCCTTATGGTGACCTGCGCTTTGCGGGTGAGAATATTCCTTCTATTAAAACACTGGATACAGAAGGACGTGTCCTCTACTCCGGCACATTCAGCAAGACCATCTCCCCCGGTATGCGTGTCGGCTTTGCCGCTGGCGGCAGCACGTTGCTGCAGAAGATGGTCGTCTGCAAACAGGGCAGTGATGTACACACCAACATCTGGAGTCAGCATGTCATCCACCGCTTCCTACATGGCTGGGATTTTGAAAAGCATTTGTGTGGACTGCGGAAAATTTACGCCAAAAAATATGCGGTTGCTGAAAAAGCCCTGCAGGAAACCGCACCGCTGCTGCAGTATCGGCCGATTCAGGGTGGCCTGTTCATTTGGTGCACACTGCCTGCATCCATTCCGATGATTGATTACTGTAAGCAGGCCGTTCTGCATAAAGTGTGTGTCGTTCCCGGCAACGCTTTCCTCACCGATGAAAACACACCCTGCCAGAGTTTCCGCATCAACTATTCTTCTCCAACAGATGAGGACCTCGCACGTGGCATTTCCATTCTTGGCAAACTGGCTGCCGACTGGCCCGTATAACCGCTTGACAAATCCCGCGGGCCTGCCTATAATAGCGTCAAAAGCAGCAATCATACAGCAAAACCTGTGAGAAAGACAAGTAAGCGGAAAAACTGCCCCCGCAGAGAGCCGGACCTTTGGGTGAAAATCCGGTGCCGCAGCTTCCGCCGAATGGACTTTTGAGGCTGAACTGAACCGCAATTTTTTGCGCAGTAGGGGAAGCGGGACTTTCCGCCCGTTATTCCGGAAAGTGCAGTATATATGTACACTAAGCGGGCGCATTCGCGTCAAACTGGGTGGCACCGCAGGAGATTTTACAGGCTCCTGTCCCTCTCTTCTTCTTCGGAAAAGGGGGACAGGAGCCTTTTTTCCGTCTTTGCTGCCAGACAAAATAAGAGCAACAACCATGTTTGTACAGGAGGTTATACAAATGGAACAACAAACGCCAGAACGCAAGAAGCGCATTTTCAGCGCGATTCAGCCAAGCGGTGACATCACCCTGGGCAACTATCTGGGCGCATTAAAAAACTGGGTATCCCTGCAGGACAGCTATGACTGCATCTTTGCTTTGGCAGACCTGCACACAATCACCGTCCGGCAAAAGCCAGCCGACCTGCGTCACCACACATTAAATGCCTATGCCCTGCTGCTGGCCTGCGGCATTGACCCCAAACGCAGCCTGTTTTTCCTGCAGAGCCATGTGCCGGCTCATTCGCAGCTGGCATGGATTCTGAACTGCTACACACAGTTCGGGGAACTGCAGCGCATGACACAGTTTAAAGATAAATCCAAAAAGCACGCTGATAATGTAAACGCCGGTCTGTTCACTTATCCCAGCCTGATGGCAGCGGACATTCTGCTGTATCAGACGGACTTTGTCCCGGTCGGTGAGGACCAGACACAGCATCTGGAACTTACCCGCAACATTGCCGAACGCTTCAACAACGCCTACTCCCCCACCTTCACCCTGCCCGCGGCTTTCGTTGGCAAAGAAGGTAAGCGCATTATGAGCCTGCAGGACCCGTCCCATAAAATGAGCAAGAGCGACGAAAACGTAAACGGCTGTGTCTATGTGCTGGACAAGCCGGACGACATTATGCGCAAATTCAAGCGCGCCATTACGGACAGCGAAGCAAGTGTCCACTATGGCGAGGGCAAGGACGGCATCAACAACTTAATGGAGATTTACTCCTGTATCACCGGTGAAACCTTCGACCAGATTGAACATGATTTTTCCGGAAAAGGATATGGGGACTTTAAGGCAGCTGTCGGTGAAGCTGTCATTGAGCACCTGCGTCCCATTCAGGAACGCTTTGCCCAGTACAGCAGTGACCGCGATTATATGGAACAGTACTGGAACGACGGTGCCGAAAAAGCTGCCCGCATCGCCAACCGCACCCTGCAGAAAGTCATGAAAAAAGTCGGCTTTATTCCGCCGCATCGTTCATAATTCTCAAAAAGCAGCGCTCTGTGTCCACCACGGCACAGGGTGCTTTTTATATATACATACCTTTTCTGTTTCCTGCGCAGGATAAAAAGGCAGTCTTGTATATCTGGCCGGAATGCGGTATGATTATAGAAAATTGTCTGCCGTCTGGGCAGTTCCGCAGGAGTGTCCCGCTTATTTCTTTCCCCTATTACCTCTTGATTGGAGATATTATGAAACGTTTTTTCAGGGCCCTTCGAAAACACCTTTTTACCGTCATTGTTCTGGCCGTGACCATGGCCATTCTTTTATTTTCTCTTTTTAAAGAAGAAAGCATTTCACAGCTAGGCCATATTCTCAGTACGCTGGACCCATTTTGGATTCTGCTGGCTTTCGGCACACTGGTCGTCACATGGGTACTGGAAGGCCTGTGCAACTGGCTTTTGTGCCGTCATTTGTATCCAAGCTGGACTTATGGGCGCTCCTTCATGATTGGCATTACGGGCATTTTTTACTCCGCCATCACACCATTTTCCTCTGGCGGACAACCCATGCAGATTTACTATATGTCCAAAATGGGAATGAAGCCCGGTAAAAGCGCCGCTATTATCTCCTCTAAAACGATTACACATCAAACAACGGCGCTGACTTTTTCCCTGCTGCTGGTGGCGACCAAGCTTTCTTTTTTCGTAGAAAACGTAACACATCTGACAATGTTTACAATTTTCGGGCTTGTCACAAATATTATCTTCATTGCAGCAGTGGTTCTGGTTTCCGTAAACGCTGGCTTCATCTACCGGCTTCTGCACACCTGCTTGAAAGGGCTGAACAAAATTCATATCGTAAAAAATCCGGAAGAGCTGTACCAAACCATTATTAAACAGCTGGACTCTTTCCATGCCGGATTTAAAACCATGGGGAAAAACTGTGGCCGGCTGTATGTCCTTGTCTGCTCCATCACGATTGTACAGCTGATTTTTGGCAGCTTGGACACTTACTGCATTTACCGTGCTTTCCACCTGCACGGTGCCTCCGTATGGCTGATTATCGCAGCTGAGGTTTTCGCTGCAACCGTTGTCGCATTTGTTCCGCTGCCGGGTGGCTCCGGCGGCGCGGAAATTTCCTTTAAAGCGTTCTGCACCATCTTCTTCGGCTCTCTCACCACGCCTGCTATTCTGGTTTGGCGTCTGATTACCTATTACGGAACCATTCTGTTCGGTTATATATTGGTACTGCTGGGTTCCCGCCGGTACGTCGGCACCCGACCACCGGACGAACAGCTGATTGAAAAGAAAGCAGCCTAAAAATAATTCTGCACGCTAAAAAACGGAAGCCTCTAAAGGCTTCCGTTTTTTTATGGCTCCTGCCGGTTTATCTTATTTGGCAGCATTCTCCGGCGGCGCGCCGCATGTTTTTCCTGTACGCGTTTTAGTGCTTTTTCCAATTCCACCACTGTTATCGGCACAACCGACAGCAAAAGCGTCAGCAGCCACTGCAGCGGCGAAAGCACCGCGGTGCGGAAGATGACTGCCAGTGCAGGGACTGCCACAACCACCGCCATAGCCGCACCACAGGCAACTGTAGCCGCTATCAAACTGGGATTGCGCGGACGTC is a window from the Caproicibacterium lactatifermentans genome containing:
- the trpS gene encoding tryptophan--tRNA ligase: MEQQTPERKKRIFSAIQPSGDITLGNYLGALKNWVSLQDSYDCIFALADLHTITVRQKPADLRHHTLNAYALLLACGIDPKRSLFFLQSHVPAHSQLAWILNCYTQFGELQRMTQFKDKSKKHADNVNAGLFTYPSLMAADILLYQTDFVPVGEDQTQHLELTRNIAERFNNAYSPTFTLPAAFVGKEGKRIMSLQDPSHKMSKSDENVNGCVYVLDKPDDIMRKFKRAITDSEASVHYGEGKDGINNLMEIYSCITGETFDQIEHDFSGKGYGDFKAAVGEAVIEHLRPIQERFAQYSSDRDYMEQYWNDGAEKAARIANRTLQKVMKKVGFIPPHRS
- a CDS encoding lysylphosphatidylglycerol synthase transmembrane domain-containing protein translates to MKRFFRALRKHLFTVIVLAVTMAILLFSLFKEESISQLGHILSTLDPFWILLAFGTLVVTWVLEGLCNWLLCRHLYPSWTYGRSFMIGITGIFYSAITPFSSGGQPMQIYYMSKMGMKPGKSAAIISSKTITHQTTALTFSLLLVATKLSFFVENVTHLTMFTIFGLVTNIIFIAAVVLVSVNAGFIYRLLHTCLKGLNKIHIVKNPEELYQTIIKQLDSFHAGFKTMGKNCGRLYVLVCSITIVQLIFGSLDTYCIYRAFHLHGASVWLIIAAEVFAATVVAFVPLPGGSGGAEISFKAFCTIFFGSLTTPAILVWRLITYYGTILFGYILVLLGSRRYVGTRPPDEQLIEKKAA
- a CDS encoding PLP-dependent aminotransferase family protein: MDYHFSDRVKALKPSAIREIFKYAADPEVISLSAGNPAPEAFPVEAIRRCSDDLLREQPIDALQYSVTEGLPALREDVTAFLQKHCGIHTPGDSVLITSGAQQIMDLFGKSVLNEGDTVVCEEPSFIGALNSFRSYHAVLKGVPMQEDGMDLTKLEDILKSDRKVQFIYTIPNFQNPTGLTTSWEKRRGIYDLAKKYDVLILEDNPYGDLRFAGENIPSIKTLDTEGRVLYSGTFSKTISPGMRVGFAAGGSTLLQKMVVCKQGSDVHTNIWSQHVIHRFLHGWDFEKHLCGLRKIYAKKYAVAEKALQETAPLLQYRPIQGGLFIWCTLPASIPMIDYCKQAVLHKVCVVPGNAFLTDENTPCQSFRINYSSPTDEDLARGISILGKLAADWPV
- a CDS encoding SpoIIE family protein phosphatase, with amino-acid sequence MAKEQTLNWDRAGTAMKKAARQAAFFAMGLLAARAVVFDRCAPFGVALAAACPWEYAAAAALGSVLGYLLPGTVTVPMHCLMALLAAMGIRWALREAASRFLRVKALFAALMAGIPMLCTGMIVFYVNSTGTSGAAYAVAEGLLAAGWGYFFSQTGDLLDHQLRQGNCLPQELTCAAFSAGVFLLALSALKIGPVSVGGILAVLITLYASEYSGVAGGSVSGVAAGACLSFSGSGLGGLAGAYGVGGLLAGLFAPMGRLAGACAFILSSAVATLPEALTTQRMDTLWEVAIAAVLYILLPERLTGRILGHFSISTASVGETPRAQDLRRTVVTRLDHAANALGNVADTLAQVGEKLDKSQQAHRQSALQVYSRTQASQNRRRLVQQFSVVRTILEEMASEFELFEHSDSTSASLVSEVLYEFSLQPLDVSCRVDRFERMTIEAMIVRGQGIQVNKAELTREISKVCGRTFSQPSISRTQTAWRLVFCERPQFRVIAASARHNCGDNMLCGDSTRCFEDGTGRYICILSDGMGAGGRAAVDGVMVSDLLTQLIEAGIGFDSALQIVNTAMGVKSGDESTATVDLVSADLYTGIIQFCKAGAAMSFVCRQGKVYPVDAPGLPVGILETAQFHCAQEELGDSDLLVMLSDGALCAGTKWICDLLAAPGDAKTPQELAEAIVAGAVARRSDGHDDDVTAVVLQLHAYRPAMETEEE